In Anaerostipes hadrus ATCC 29173 = JCM 17467, a single genomic region encodes these proteins:
- a CDS encoding sensor histidine kinase: MGVKKKPTLKILFRQFAISLIVMLVAAIIVPFGLEGLAINAGLATRANLSELQVKEIIPTLTIAPDITKVVIPQGCGYLILDKNFNELYSNMDDDEKEIALLYAKGKYIEYATGRQFALVVRENEFCVLRYYIGSQFTVSWLPEYFPSPDTLAFILMAVNSLLVIIILTARFAKNLRTQLTPLFEATAEVSKQNLDFEVGHAKIKEFEDVLASFSDMKDNLKISLERQWKTEQTQKEQIAALAHDLKTPLTVIQGNADLLTETNLDDEQRLYAGYVVESSGQMQSYIQTLIDISRAAVGYQLHIESIDLPAFMQHLFGYMESLCRTKEIRLQMNTVSLPQMLKFDRVLIERAIMNVISNGLDYSPQGGTLYVDVQSNNGFVEISVTDEGTGFSKEALCHAQERFYMGDQSRNSKLHFGMGLYITNSIMEQHNGQLILENSKETGGAKVTMKLPC, encoded by the coding sequence ATGGGAGTGAAAAAGAAACCTACATTGAAAATATTGTTTCGCCAGTTTGCTATCTCCCTCATTGTCATGCTGGTAGCGGCAATTATTGTCCCTTTTGGTTTGGAGGGACTTGCTATAAATGCTGGATTAGCTACAAGAGCAAATCTAAGTGAATTGCAAGTAAAAGAGATCATTCCAACGCTGACGATTGCCCCGGATATTACAAAGGTTGTGATTCCACAGGGATGCGGCTACTTAATTCTGGACAAGAACTTTAATGAGCTTTACAGCAATATGGACGATGATGAAAAAGAAATTGCCCTGCTGTACGCAAAGGGAAAATATATTGAATATGCTACGGGGAGGCAGTTTGCACTTGTTGTCCGGGAAAACGAATTTTGCGTTTTAAGGTATTATATTGGTTCTCAATTTACAGTGTCATGGCTACCGGAATATTTTCCATCTCCTGACACGCTTGCGTTTATCCTGATGGCTGTAAATTCGCTGCTGGTCATTATCATACTGACCGCCAGATTTGCTAAGAACCTGCGTACACAACTGACCCCGCTTTTTGAAGCAACTGCGGAGGTTTCAAAGCAAAACCTTGATTTTGAAGTAGGACACGCCAAAATCAAAGAGTTTGAAGATGTCCTTGCATCTTTTTCAGATATGAAAGATAATCTGAAAATTTCGTTAGAACGGCAATGGAAAACCGAACAGACACAGAAAGAGCAAATCGCCGCGCTTGCCCATGATTTGAAAACGCCTCTGACGGTTATTCAAGGAAATGCTGATTTACTCACAGAAACAAATCTTGATGATGAGCAACGATTATACGCTGGTTACGTCGTGGAAAGCTCCGGCCAGATGCAGTCATATATTCAAACCCTGATTGATATATCACGGGCGGCGGTTGGTTATCAGCTCCATATTGAAAGTATAGACTTGCCAGCGTTCATGCAGCACTTGTTCGGTTATATGGAATCACTATGCCGGACAAAAGAAATCCGGCTGCAAATGAATACTGTTTCACTCCCTCAAATGCTGAAATTTGATAGGGTGCTGATAGAACGTGCTATTATGAATGTTATCAGTAATGGGCTGGACTACTCCCCGCAAGGCGGAACGCTTTATGTGGATGTTCAGAGTAACAACGGTTTCGTGGAAATTTCAGTCACAGACGAGGGAACGGGGTTTTCTAAAGAGGCATTATGCCACGCACAGGAACGGTTCTATATGGGCGATCAAAGCCGCAATTCAAAGTTACACTTTGGTATGGGTCTATATATTACAAATTCGATTATGGAACAACATAATGGTCAGCTTATTTTAGAAAATTCAAAA